From one Brevibacterium sp. 'Marine' genomic stretch:
- a CDS encoding HAD-IB family hydrolase, which translates to MHPSRYLLTGATGFLGQALLQALLESDPHVAVTALVRPRGTQSGHNRLQRLLGKPVFASWIDRVGEETVREAFESRVTALEGDLADLPPLTDRFDVVIHSASSVSFDAAIDEAFDTNVGGVERLYDALRESDQSPHVIHVSTAYVGGIAKGLVQESRLPHTVDHGDEFRAARQARTSVESESRQPENLSRFIRTARARSSRMGPKSVAAGAEAARESYVRDRLVEFGRTRAQSLGWTDIYTFTKALAERIGEEWAAEGHQVSFVRPSIIESAFRRPSPGWIDGFKVADPLIMAYAKGSLSEFPGHADSVLDIIPVDYVVNVILALAEQGPLEQQPAEHDSGSGQPDRGHSDYYQVVSGTSNPLPFHQMVGTVREYFLAHPLPDTEGVPTVVPEWSFPSSELIEQRIRLKELVTGVGREVVERLPASTRTRALTSRLHRTDAKLKSLRQFADLYQQYTKTEMIFDDANTRRLLKRLPEDCPTNRRFDVTEIDWTEYFQDVHIPAITELTRSYSRRRRQSEAPPTPRPLPPTSEALAVFDLDGTVISANIVQQFAAVVRATQPIYKWPAMMGTMAGVVPGLLRAEYRDRSDLIRMVNRRYQGFELDELRAAVTGRLGQTIRDSIRPQARQLIDEHRAAGHRTVLLTGALDVLVEPLADLFDEVVATRMDVTDDGVLSGFLASPPLVDEARANWLRKYADTVGADLGRSTGYGDSLGDAAWLELVGSPVAVTPDLGLYGLALKKRWKVMEW; encoded by the coding sequence ATGCACCCCAGCCGATACCTCTTGACCGGCGCCACAGGGTTCCTTGGTCAAGCGCTGCTCCAAGCGCTGCTCGAAAGCGACCCGCACGTCGCCGTCACCGCACTCGTTCGCCCCCGCGGAACCCAGTCGGGACATAATCGTCTGCAGCGGCTGCTCGGCAAGCCGGTCTTCGCGTCCTGGATCGATCGGGTCGGCGAAGAGACTGTGCGTGAGGCCTTCGAGTCACGGGTCACGGCCCTCGAGGGAGATCTCGCCGATCTGCCGCCCTTGACCGATCGCTTCGACGTCGTCATCCACTCCGCATCGAGCGTGTCCTTCGACGCTGCTATCGATGAGGCGTTCGACACCAATGTCGGGGGCGTCGAACGACTCTATGACGCTCTGCGGGAATCGGATCAGAGCCCCCACGTCATCCATGTCTCGACAGCCTATGTCGGAGGCATCGCGAAGGGCCTCGTGCAGGAGTCCCGGCTGCCCCACACCGTCGATCATGGCGATGAGTTCCGGGCGGCCCGGCAGGCCAGGACCAGCGTCGAGTCCGAATCCAGACAGCCCGAGAATCTGAGTCGATTCATCCGCACAGCCCGCGCTCGAAGCTCTCGGATGGGCCCGAAATCGGTGGCCGCCGGGGCGGAAGCCGCCAGGGAGAGCTATGTGCGGGATCGACTCGTCGAGTTCGGACGCACCCGTGCCCAGTCCCTCGGGTGGACAGACATCTACACCTTCACCAAGGCGCTTGCCGAGCGGATCGGCGAAGAGTGGGCAGCCGAGGGGCATCAGGTCTCATTCGTTCGCCCGTCCATCATCGAATCCGCGTTCCGTCGACCGAGCCCCGGGTGGATCGACGGCTTCAAAGTCGCTGACCCCCTCATCATGGCCTACGCCAAAGGAAGCCTCTCGGAGTTCCCCGGGCACGCCGATTCGGTGCTCGACATCATTCCCGTCGACTATGTCGTCAATGTGATCCTCGCCCTTGCCGAACAGGGTCCACTCGAGCAGCAGCCGGCAGAGCACGACAGCGGCTCCGGACAGCCGGATCGAGGGCATTCGGACTACTACCAGGTCGTCTCGGGCACGAGCAATCCCCTGCCGTTCCACCAGATGGTCGGAACCGTCCGCGAGTACTTCCTCGCCCACCCCCTGCCTGACACAGAGGGGGTTCCCACGGTGGTGCCCGAATGGAGCTTCCCCAGCTCCGAACTCATCGAACAGCGCATCCGGCTGAAGGAACTGGTCACGGGCGTCGGCCGCGAAGTCGTCGAGCGGCTGCCCGCCTCGACGCGCACACGCGCTCTGACCTCACGGCTGCACAGAACCGACGCCAAACTGAAGTCACTGCGTCAGTTCGCCGACCTGTACCAGCAGTACACGAAGACAGAGATGATCTTCGATGATGCGAACACGAGACGGCTGCTTAAGCGGCTGCCGGAGGACTGCCCGACCAACCGCAGGTTCGACGTGACCGAGATCGATTGGACGGAATACTTCCAGGACGTCCACATCCCGGCGATCACAGAACTCACCCGCAGCTATTCGCGCAGACGCCGCCAGAGCGAGGCCCCGCCCACTCCGCGTCCCCTGCCGCCCACTTCCGAGGCTCTGGCCGTCTTCGACCTCGACGGGACGGTGATCTCAGCGAACATCGTGCAGCAGTTCGCGGCGGTCGTGCGCGCCACGCAGCCGATCTACAAGTGGCCGGCGATGATGGGAACGATGGCCGGAGTCGTCCCCGGACTGCTGCGCGCCGAGTACCGCGACCGTTCGGACCTCATCCGCATGGTCAATCGCCGATATCAGGGCTTCGAACTCGATGAGCTCCGAGCGGCCGTCACCGGCCGCCTCGGGCAGACGATCCGCGACTCCATCCGCCCCCAGGCCCGGCAGCTCATCGACGAGCACCGCGCGGCCGGTCACCGCACGGTCCTGCTCACGGGCGCTCTCGACGTCCTCGTCGAACCTCTGGCCGATCTCTTCGACGAGGTGGTCGCAACCCGGATGGACGTCACCGATGACGGTGTTCTCTCGGGGTTCCTCGCGAGCCCTCCGCTGGTCGATGAGGCTCGGGCGAACTGGCTGCGCAAATATGCCGACACCGTGGGTGCCGACCTGGGACGTTCGACCGGCTACGGCGACTCTCTGGG
- a CDS encoding SDR family NAD(P)-dependent oxidoreductase, which produces MNVALITGGTAGIGAAFARSFARRGVNLVLVARDPGALESSAERIRGEFGVDVATIVADLSDRDAQARVATRIEQPGDEPEIDIVVNNAGFSVRASLLSPDVTEHDRGFEVMQRAVLIIGGAAARAMKHRGRGWIINVCSVSAGLTQNNYTAIKAWTQNYSESLSVQTAGTGVSVTALVPGWVRTEFHSRAGIAGTSIPDPLWMDADMLVEGCLRDAARGKRISVPQLRWKVISTTLRVLPRPVIHRLSAALGSRRAQEG; this is translated from the coding sequence ATGAATGTGGCCCTCATCACCGGAGGCACTGCGGGCATCGGTGCGGCTTTCGCCCGCTCTTTCGCCAGACGCGGTGTCAATCTTGTCCTCGTTGCTCGAGACCCCGGCGCCTTGGAGTCGTCTGCGGAGCGCATCCGCGGGGAATTCGGTGTGGACGTCGCAACGATCGTCGCCGACCTCTCCGACCGGGATGCCCAGGCCCGCGTGGCCACCCGGATAGAGCAGCCAGGCGACGAACCCGAGATCGACATCGTGGTCAACAATGCGGGATTCTCGGTCCGCGCGAGTCTGCTCAGCCCGGATGTCACCGAACATGATCGAGGCTTCGAAGTGATGCAGCGCGCCGTGCTGATCATCGGCGGGGCCGCCGCCAGAGCGATGAAGCATCGAGGGCGGGGCTGGATCATCAATGTCTGCTCCGTCAGCGCGGGACTGACCCAGAACAACTACACCGCGATCAAAGCGTGGACGCAGAACTACTCCGAGTCGCTGTCGGTCCAGACCGCAGGCACAGGGGTGAGCGTCACCGCCCTGGTGCCGGGCTGGGTGCGCACCGAATTCCACTCGCGAGCCGGGATCGCCGGAACGTCGATTCCCGACCCGCTGTGGATGGACGCGGATATGCTGGTGGAGGGGTGTCTGCGCGACGCGGCTCGTGGGAAGAGGATCTCGGTGCCGCAGCTGCGGTGGAAGGTCATCTCGACGACGCTTCGGGTGCTGCCGCGTCCGGTGATCCACCGCCTGTCCGCTGCTCTCGGCTCTCGTCGGGCGCAGGAAGGCTAG
- a CDS encoding lysophospholipid acyltransferase family protein — protein sequence MSDHTFSPLAPPKYRSRTRSALRFLLQRVLFRGLVRSAITPTVSIAPGVCQLDRGFLVIANHTSHLDAPMIAQSLPRRQSRFLATGVAYDYFFTVWHKRLFVRWLFNAFPIYREGSRGSANLPRALLRSGVPVLLFPEGSRQKSGTIADFKAGSIRLAVDASVPIVPAAVVGGFEAMPKGAVWPAAGRPPVHVAFGEPVTARDEESLSELTARVRQLVAELFAAGADDIGVGSEHVESPERTKK from the coding sequence ATGTCTGATCACACTTTCTCTCCGCTGGCGCCGCCGAAATACCGGTCGCGCACGCGCTCTGCGTTGCGATTCCTCCTCCAGCGTGTCCTCTTCCGGGGCCTCGTCCGTTCGGCGATCACTCCGACGGTGAGTATCGCCCCAGGAGTGTGCCAGCTCGACCGAGGCTTTCTCGTGATTGCCAATCACACCTCACACCTCGATGCGCCGATGATCGCGCAGAGCCTGCCGCGCAGACAGTCGCGGTTCCTTGCGACCGGAGTCGCCTACGATTACTTCTTCACCGTGTGGCACAAGCGACTCTTCGTCCGCTGGCTGTTCAACGCGTTTCCGATCTATCGCGAAGGATCACGCGGCAGCGCGAATCTGCCCCGCGCACTGCTGCGCTCGGGTGTGCCGGTTCTGCTGTTCCCCGAGGGAAGTCGGCAGAAGTCAGGCACGATCGCTGATTTCAAGGCCGGATCGATCAGGCTGGCAGTCGATGCCTCGGTTCCCATCGTGCCGGCAGCGGTCGTCGGTGGTTTCGAAGCGATGCCCAAAGGCGCTGTCTGGCCGGCGGCGGGCAGGCCACCTGTGCATGTTGCTTTCGGTGAACCGGTCACCGCCCGAGACGAGGAATCTCTGTCTGAACTCACCGCGCGGGTGCGGCAACTCGTCGCGGAACTCTTCGCCGCGGGAGCCGATGACATCGGTGTCGGCAGTGAACACGTCGAATCGCCGGAAAGGACGAAGAAATGA
- a CDS encoding FAD-binding oxidoreductase, with translation MSEPMRMQDVKRHRWWGWGAEGVDFRWETKPDFAAIAKDKVGLDLWNAPRPTTPVLSDLTIPESRMSSTLLDELGAVVESDNVSVDDELRVIHSFGRSLPDLYRVRHEPITRLVDAVVYPGSEDEIAAVLALVLERDLVLIPYGGGSCISGSVTPSPDEERPIVSLNLGRMRRVIDIDEYSGLARVEAGAYGPDLEEQLNLRGWTVGHFPDSFSYSTLGGWAATRSSGMQSDKYGDIEDIVRGLRVVHPRGVMVSKPIPGRDSGPSVHEMVLGSEGRLGVISECTVQVHRLPKVRQVIAYLFPDWASGVEAMHDIARSEVTPAFTRLSDGPETRFSLAMVSEPKGVKATIAARGQDALFAYLRSKGWDTTEGMCLSYVCFEGSKERVAREKAEVKELIGRRGGISLGSGPGAVYDQKKFDTPYLRDFLLNYKVFGDVCETGVTWGDLKNVHARVHERFRQTRSEQGGPGFMFCHLSHSYHGGACLYFTFAIPYTDEDTALAEYQGVKDSIQQEFIDSGGGVSHHHGVGTEHQPWLVDDISEPGAFMVDAVFRATDPGQNLNPGKVLGDRAPS, from the coding sequence ATGAGTGAACCCATGAGAATGCAGGACGTCAAGCGGCACCGCTGGTGGGGCTGGGGAGCCGAAGGAGTCGACTTCCGGTGGGAGACCAAACCCGACTTCGCTGCGATCGCCAAGGACAAAGTCGGTCTCGACCTCTGGAATGCTCCGCGGCCGACCACCCCGGTGCTCAGCGATCTGACCATACCTGAGTCTCGAATGTCATCGACGCTTCTCGACGAGCTCGGCGCCGTGGTCGAGTCGGACAATGTCAGCGTCGACGACGAACTGCGCGTGATCCATTCGTTCGGCCGCTCCCTGCCGGACCTCTACCGGGTGCGCCACGAGCCGATCACCCGCCTCGTCGACGCCGTCGTCTACCCCGGCAGCGAGGATGAGATCGCCGCTGTCCTCGCTCTCGTCCTCGAGCGCGATCTCGTGCTCATACCCTACGGCGGCGGCTCATGCATCTCCGGCTCAGTGACCCCGAGTCCGGATGAGGAGCGTCCCATCGTCTCGCTGAATCTCGGGAGGATGCGTCGAGTCATCGACATCGATGAGTATTCGGGCCTCGCCCGAGTCGAAGCCGGAGCATATGGACCCGACCTCGAGGAGCAGCTCAATCTTCGCGGATGGACGGTGGGTCATTTCCCCGACTCGTTCAGCTATTCGACCCTCGGCGGATGGGCGGCGACCCGGTCATCGGGAATGCAGTCGGACAAGTACGGTGACATCGAAGACATCGTGCGTGGTCTTCGTGTCGTCCACCCTCGTGGCGTCATGGTGAGCAAGCCCATTCCGGGCCGCGATTCGGGTCCCTCGGTGCATGAGATGGTCCTCGGCAGCGAAGGCCGTCTCGGTGTGATCTCGGAATGCACGGTGCAGGTGCATCGGCTGCCGAAGGTGCGGCAGGTCATCGCCTACCTCTTCCCCGATTGGGCGAGTGGAGTCGAGGCCATGCACGACATCGCCCGTTCCGAGGTCACGCCCGCGTTCACCCGTCTCTCAGACGGGCCCGAGACTCGGTTCAGTCTCGCGATGGTCTCTGAGCCGAAGGGTGTGAAGGCAACGATCGCGGCTCGCGGTCAGGACGCCCTGTTCGCCTACCTGCGGTCCAAAGGGTGGGACACGACAGAAGGCATGTGCCTGTCATACGTCTGCTTCGAAGGGTCGAAGGAGCGCGTGGCACGTGAGAAGGCCGAGGTGAAGGAACTCATCGGTCGCCGAGGCGGAATCAGCCTCGGCTCCGGGCCCGGCGCCGTCTACGATCAGAAGAAGTTCGACACCCCGTATCTGCGCGACTTCCTGCTCAACTACAAGGTCTTCGGCGATGTCTGCGAAACGGGAGTGACGTGGGGAGATCTCAAGAACGTCCATGCTCGGGTGCACGAGCGATTCCGCCAGACCCGCAGCGAGCAGGGCGGACCGGGGTTCATGTTCTGCCATCTGTCCCACAGCTATCACGGCGGCGCCTGCCTGTACTTCACCTTCGCGATTCCCTACACGGATGAGGACACGGCGCTGGCGGAGTATCAGGGCGTCAAGGACAGCATTCAGCAGGAGTTCATCGACTCCGGCGGAGGCGTGTCGCACCACCACGGAGTCGGCACCGAACACCAGCCGTGGCTCGTCGACGACATCAGCGAGCCGGGGGCATTCATGGTCGATGCCGTATTTCGCGCCACCGACCCCGGGCAGAACCTCAACCCGGGGAAAGTCCTCGGCGATCGGGCTCCGTCCTGA
- a CDS encoding 4'-phosphopantetheinyl transferase superfamily protein, whose translation MTRAAIEYLISDIAAIERVLADHPWLDSLLSPDEVARADRFRRPADRAAFRGAHLIFRLMAARRLGVDLDEAGELELTRRCRTCGGPHGKPTVPGAELSLSRSNRVVAIASAPGTSPIGVDIEQIPTDVFSGFDDYVLGPAETLTEGGDAVRRRIDVWVCKEAAVKTTGHGLSVPPSDIEVMDLPSGIGPHGPWTATIAAPGNSELDALNISRLTCPRPYVAALCSADRLPVEAVSLQQILAGR comes from the coding sequence ATGACGAGAGCCGCGATCGAATACCTCATCAGCGACATAGCAGCGATCGAACGGGTGCTCGCCGATCACCCGTGGCTCGACTCACTGTTGTCACCGGACGAGGTCGCTCGCGCGGACCGTTTTCGCAGACCCGCCGATCGGGCCGCGTTCCGAGGGGCGCATCTGATCTTTCGGCTCATGGCGGCTCGCCGCCTCGGCGTCGATCTCGATGAGGCCGGCGAATTGGAGCTGACACGCCGCTGTCGCACGTGCGGCGGCCCCCATGGCAAGCCGACAGTCCCCGGGGCGGAACTCAGCCTGTCTCGGTCGAACCGGGTCGTGGCGATCGCCTCGGCGCCTGGGACCTCACCGATCGGAGTCGACATCGAACAGATCCCGACCGATGTCTTCTCCGGCTTCGACGACTACGTCCTCGGCCCCGCGGAGACTCTGACCGAGGGCGGCGATGCCGTGCGTCGGCGCATCGACGTCTGGGTGTGCAAGGAAGCCGCGGTGAAGACCACCGGGCATGGGCTGTCCGTGCCGCCCAGTGATATCGAAGTCATGGACCTGCCGTCGGGAATCGGCCCGCACGGACCATGGACAGCGACGATCGCGGCCCCTGGAAATTCCGAACTCGACGCACTGAATATCTCCCGGCTCACATGCCCTCGACCGTATGTCGCGGCGTTGTGCAGTGCCGATCGACTGCCCGTCGAGGCTGTCAGTCTGCAGCAGATTCTCGCCGGACGGTGA
- a CDS encoding ABC transporter permease: MTALVSAARDSSVIAWRNLLTVRRTPGALVTGVVQPVIFVFLLAFVFGGSLGGGPYREFLIGGILAQTLTFNSSFTAVYLAKDLQLGLIDRFRSLPMSRVAVILGRTSSDLVTSLISVAVTMVCGLLIGWRITEGFGSALLGITLLLLFSFAMSWIGAVIALTARSVEVAQSLGLIWLFPVTFISGAFVSIDTLPGPLQTIAAWNPITAVATSVRELFGNAPPAGFVTSTGWAADNAVIYAILSCVAVIAVFSPIAVSQYRRISRR; the protein is encoded by the coding sequence ATGACCGCACTCGTCTCCGCCGCTCGCGACAGCTCCGTCATCGCCTGGCGCAATCTGCTCACGGTCCGTCGGACTCCGGGAGCCCTGGTCACGGGGGTCGTCCAGCCGGTGATCTTCGTCTTCCTCCTCGCATTCGTCTTCGGCGGCAGCCTCGGCGGTGGGCCGTACCGGGAGTTCCTCATCGGCGGGATCCTGGCTCAGACGCTGACCTTCAATTCCTCCTTCACCGCCGTCTATCTCGCCAAGGACCTCCAGCTCGGACTCATCGACCGTTTCCGTTCGCTGCCGATGTCACGGGTGGCCGTGATTCTGGGCAGAACATCCTCGGACCTGGTCACCAGCCTCATCTCCGTGGCCGTGACGATGGTCTGCGGTCTGCTCATCGGGTGGCGCATCACCGAGGGATTCGGCTCGGCCCTGCTGGGCATCACGCTCCTGCTGCTCTTCAGCTTCGCCATGTCGTGGATCGGTGCGGTCATCGCACTGACGGCCAGGAGCGTCGAGGTGGCACAGAGCCTCGGCCTCATCTGGCTCTTCCCCGTCACCTTCATCTCCGGAGCCTTCGTCTCGATCGACACTCTTCCGGGCCCGCTGCAGACGATCGCCGCGTGGAATCCCATCACCGCGGTCGCCACCAGTGTCCGAGAACTCTTCGGCAACGCACCGCCGGCCGGGTTCGTCACCAGCACGGGCTGGGCGGCCGACAACGCCGTCATCTATGCGATCCTCAGCTGCGTTGCGGTCATCGCCGTCTTCTCGCCCATCGCCGTCTCCCAGTACCGTCGGATCAGTCGGAGATGA
- a CDS encoding ATP-binding cassette domain-containing protein, whose amino-acid sequence MIRLENLRKNYGAFRALDGISLDIEEGQIFGLLGPNGAGKTTTVKVLSTLIRPDSGTAVVAGHSVTADPTAVRRSIGLSGQYAAVDEKLTGYENLVMVARLYGMSRRESAGRARELLAEFGLSDVAGKRAGAYSGGMRRRLDLASALVVRPPVVILDEPTTGLDPRARLDTWEVITTLVRGGTTVLLTTQYLEEADQLADRIAVIDSGQVIAEGTSTDLKGKLGAERITLTLTHRVSLDRTLRILDRILGDSAHPQTDSSGLRVTASAPLGQRDLLHVLAALEDEGHSVTEAALCRPTLDDVFLDLTGQPTSTRPSRTPADTAEVGA is encoded by the coding sequence GTGATTCGCCTGGAGAATCTGAGGAAGAACTATGGGGCCTTTCGGGCTCTCGACGGCATCAGCCTGGACATCGAGGAGGGACAGATCTTCGGTCTCCTCGGCCCCAATGGGGCCGGGAAGACGACGACCGTCAAGGTCCTGTCCACACTGATCCGCCCCGACTCCGGCACCGCCGTCGTCGCGGGACACTCGGTGACCGCCGATCCCACTGCCGTCCGCCGCAGCATCGGCCTCTCCGGCCAGTACGCGGCCGTCGATGAGAAGCTCACCGGGTACGAGAACCTCGTCATGGTCGCCCGCCTCTACGGGATGAGTCGCCGGGAATCGGCGGGCCGTGCCCGCGAGCTGCTGGCCGAATTCGGTCTCAGCGACGTCGCAGGCAAACGCGCAGGCGCCTATTCGGGAGGCATGCGGCGACGACTCGACCTGGCCTCGGCCCTGGTCGTGCGTCCACCGGTGGTCATTCTCGACGAACCGACCACCGGGCTCGATCCGCGCGCACGGCTCGACACCTGGGAGGTCATCACCACCCTGGTCAGAGGCGGCACCACCGTGCTGCTGACGACCCAGTACCTGGAGGAGGCCGACCAGCTGGCCGATCGCATCGCCGTCATCGATTCCGGACAGGTCATCGCCGAGGGAACCTCCACCGACCTCAAGGGCAAGCTCGGTGCCGAACGCATCACACTGACGCTGACCCACCGCGTCTCCCTCGACAGAACCCTGCGGATCCTCGACCGCATCTTAGGCGACTCCGCCCACCCGCAGACGGACTCGTCGGGACTGCGCGTCACCGCCTCCGCACCACTGGGACAGAGGGATCTGCTGCACGTCCTCGCCGCCTTGGAAGACGAGGGGCATTCCGTCACCGAGGCGGCCCTATGCCGTCCCACGCTCGACGACGTGTTCCTCGATCTCACCGGACAGCCCACCTCGACGAGGCCCTCACGGACACCGGCAGACACCGCCGAGGTGGGAGCATGA
- a CDS encoding MbtH family protein translates to MNNPFDDTTGTFRVLVNDLQQHSLWPSFADVPAGWVLVFGPASRDDCLEFVEENWTDITPRRLAEIAS, encoded by the coding sequence GTGAATAATCCCTTCGATGACACAACAGGGACCTTCCGCGTGCTGGTCAATGACCTGCAGCAGCATTCGCTGTGGCCGTCGTTCGCCGATGTGCCCGCGGGATGGGTCCTCGTGTTCGGACCGGCCAGCCGCGACGACTGCCTCGAATTCGTCGAGGAGAACTGGACGGACATCACTCCGCGCCGGCTCGCCGAGATCGCCTCATAG